The Deinococcus wulumuqiensis R12 genome has a window encoding:
- a CDS encoding MerR family transcriptional regulator, with the protein MTDPAPPAHLTISAFASASRLSVKALRLYDELELLPPARIDEQSGYRLYSPAQLPDARLIARLRGLGLPLADIRRVLEAPAADRPELLRSLWAQQRAEHARREELARFILCQLQGETTMPNHAAQTRSVPAQQVATLTRRVSVAELPAAIGAGLRELHKQLAAQGAAPTAAPFVIYHGEVNADSDGPIELCQPYAGALQPTGELTLREEPAHHEAFVTLTQAEFQFPSILSAYDDAESSARAHGESGPLHCREVYPDDWDRLNEDDVAGEVAWPYTPR; encoded by the coding sequence ATGACTGACCCCGCCCCCCCTGCTCACCTCACCATCAGCGCTTTTGCCAGTGCTTCACGCCTGAGTGTGAAGGCCCTGCGCCTGTACGACGAGCTTGAGTTGCTGCCACCTGCGCGAATAGATGAGCAAAGCGGCTACCGCCTCTATTCACCCGCGCAGTTGCCGGACGCCCGCCTGATTGCTCGCCTGCGCGGTCTGGGGCTGCCTCTGGCCGACATCCGCCGCGTGCTGGAGGCACCCGCCGCCGACAGGCCAGAGCTTTTGCGCTCGCTCTGGGCGCAGCAAAGGGCCGAACATGCCCGCCGCGAAGAGCTTGCCCGTTTCATCCTCTGCCAGCTTCAAGGAGAAACCACCATGCCGAACCATGCTGCTCAAACCCGTTCCGTCCCCGCTCAGCAGGTTGCCACACTCACCCGCCGCGTCAGCGTGGCCGAACTTCCCGCCGCCATCGGCGCCGGCCTGCGCGAGCTTCATAAGCAGCTTGCCGCGCAGGGAGCTGCCCCCACCGCCGCTCCTTTCGTCATCTACCACGGCGAGGTCAATGCCGACAGCGACGGCCCGATTGAACTTTGCCAGCCGTACGCGGGAGCGTTGCAGCCCACGGGCGAACTCACCCTGCGCGAAGAACCGGCGCACCACGAGGCGTTCGTCACACTGACTCAAGCCGAGTTTCAGTTCCCCTCCATCCTGAGCGCCTACGACGACGCCGAGAGTTCTGCCCGGGCGCACGGCGAAAGCGGCCCGCTGCACTGCCGCGAGGTCTACCCAGACGACTGGGACCGCCTGAACGAAGATGATGTGGCAGGCGAGGTGGCCTGGCCCTACACGCCGCGCTGA
- a CDS encoding isoprenyl transferase: MASLKSALRTAQHVRTATRGALLWGYEQRLAREVGEHGKLPRHLGLILDGNRRFAKAAGLQREMGHSFGADKAHEVLQWCLELGIPSATIWVLSTDNGGRDPEELAHILGLLEREARQLSVDPRIHGNRVRVRAIGQHDNFPPNVLAALNNLEESTAHYDGMRLNIAVGYGGREEITDAVQSYLRGQAAAGKSLTEVAQAITPDDIGAHLYAADQPDPDFIIRTSGEIRLSGFMLWQSVYSEFYFCDVYWPGFRRVDFLRALRDFQGRDRRFGK; the protein is encoded by the coding sequence ATGGCGTCCCTGAAATCCGCCCTCCGCACCGCCCAGCACGTCCGCACGGCGACCCGGGGGGCTTTGCTGTGGGGCTACGAGCAGAGGCTCGCCCGTGAGGTGGGGGAACACGGCAAATTGCCCCGGCACCTGGGCCTGATTCTGGACGGCAACCGCCGCTTCGCCAAGGCCGCCGGGTTGCAGCGCGAAATGGGCCACTCTTTCGGCGCGGACAAAGCACACGAGGTGTTGCAGTGGTGCCTGGAACTGGGCATTCCGTCCGCGACCATCTGGGTGCTGAGCACCGACAACGGCGGGCGTGACCCCGAAGAACTCGCCCACATCCTCGGCCTGCTGGAGCGCGAGGCCCGGCAACTGTCGGTGGACCCGCGCATTCACGGCAACCGGGTGCGGGTTCGCGCCATCGGGCAGCACGACAACTTTCCCCCCAACGTGCTCGCCGCGCTGAACAACCTCGAAGAAAGCACCGCCCACTACGACGGCATGCGCCTGAACATCGCCGTGGGCTACGGCGGGCGCGAGGAAATCACCGACGCCGTGCAGAGCTACCTGCGCGGGCAAGCCGCAGCCGGCAAGTCCCTGACCGAAGTCGCCCAGGCCATCACCCCCGACGACATCGGGGCGCACCTTTACGCCGCCGACCAGCCCGACCCCGACTTCATCATCCGCACCAGCGGCGAAATCCGGCTCTCGGGCTTCATGCTCTGGCAAAGCGTCTATTCCGAGTTCTACTTCTGCGACGTGTACTGGCCGGGCTTCCGGCGGGTGGATTTCCTGCGGGCGCTGCGCGATTTTCAGGGCCGCGACAGGCGGTTCGGGAAGTAA
- a CDS encoding HRDC domain-containing protein, whose translation MTDLPSLRPDARLVQLHAERGDPHDRLGAALAALEDTDWGLLLAGEAALARQLAALLGPGTLRVDGRLDVSRSALAEAGLAVADLHGDLAGARAVWLLEPDRAAFDRARRAGVRVIVDATLAPGSGWPRQGADYVVYRNGVTLTGHTDAPLAALFGSGEAPAPAAPPPSDLAVALALRDVATLPLRLARFARTVTHLSERLGASVRQAGPTALLLAPDAAADTASLPGGLLAAARHVPDGLLLTPGLEDTDQVLTLLRDQPSRDVAQRERSVYDRPSHDRPQHEQPEAGRQDPREREAAGGQRSEAHPEPRFSRTERPREGRDRMREDRPRESRFREDRPQEDRQRGGRRERFRPVPGPDRPVFGRERRDEVARTPELERFTFEAPRPAPAEELPWEPEIVFSEQAPQTVPLTHTVNNGPDAPSLAVVPPLADTAPLSPPSEDAADLSSASNEASSDDSSVDGHEAAAPAMTGVPSADEAGEGKTLQEGDAEEGAASPVAPEPLAPDLPSTPPSADGAEGPAADLTEEQAAIYARLREWRNAEAKRQEISRFIVASNAALAEIARRVPYTLDDLAAVRGMGPARLQKYGEKILDVVRG comes from the coding sequence ATGACCGACCTGCCATCCCTGCGGCCCGATGCCCGCCTGGTTCAGCTCCACGCCGAACGGGGCGACCCGCATGACCGCCTGGGCGCGGCGCTGGCCGCCCTGGAAGACACCGACTGGGGCCTGCTGCTCGCGGGCGAGGCGGCGCTGGCCCGGCAACTCGCCGCGCTGCTCGGTCCCGGCACGCTGCGGGTGGACGGGCGCCTGGACGTGAGCCGCTCGGCGCTGGCCGAAGCGGGGCTGGCGGTGGCCGACCTGCACGGCGACCTCGCCGGAGCGCGGGCGGTGTGGCTGCTGGAACCTGACCGTGCCGCCTTCGACCGCGCCCGCCGCGCCGGGGTGCGGGTCATCGTGGACGCCACGCTGGCCCCCGGCAGCGGCTGGCCCCGGCAGGGCGCCGACTACGTGGTCTACCGCAACGGCGTGACCCTGACCGGGCACACCGACGCGCCCCTCGCGGCCCTGTTCGGCTCCGGTGAGGCGCCTGCTCCCGCCGCGCCGCCGCCCAGCGACCTCGCGGTGGCGCTGGCCCTGCGCGACGTGGCGACGTTGCCGTTGCGACTTGCCCGCTTTGCCCGCACCGTCACCCACCTGTCCGAGCGTCTGGGGGCCTCGGTGCGGCAGGCCGGACCCACCGCGCTGCTGCTTGCCCCCGACGCGGCAGCCGACACCGCCAGTCTGCCCGGTGGTCTCCTGGCCGCCGCCCGCCATGTGCCCGACGGCCTGCTGCTCACGCCCGGTCTGGAAGACACCGACCAGGTGCTGACGCTGCTGCGCGACCAGCCCTCACGCGATGTCGCGCAGCGCGAGCGGTCTGTGTACGACCGGCCCTCGCATGACCGGCCTCAGCACGAGCAGCCCGAAGCCGGGCGTCAGGACCCGCGCGAACGCGAGGCTGCCGGGGGACAGCGCAGTGAGGCGCACCCCGAGCCGCGCTTCTCCCGCACCGAGCGCCCCCGTGAGGGCCGGGACCGGATGCGTGAGGACCGCCCGCGTGAGAGCCGTTTCCGTGAAGACCGACCCCAGGAGGACCGTCAGCGGGGTGGGCGCCGTGAGCGCTTCCGCCCGGTGCCAGGGCCGGACCGCCCGGTGTTTGGCCGGGAGCGCCGCGACGAGGTGGCCCGCACGCCGGAGCTGGAGCGCTTTACCTTCGAGGCCCCGCGGCCTGCCCCCGCCGAGGAGCTGCCCTGGGAACCCGAAATCGTCTTCAGCGAGCAGGCCCCCCAGACCGTGCCGCTGACCCACACCGTCAATAACGGCCCCGACGCCCCGTCCCTTGCGGTGGTGCCGCCGCTGGCGGACACGGCCCCCCTCTCGCCGCCCAGCGAGGACGCCGCCGACCTGTCCTCCGCCAGCAATGAAGCCAGCAGTGATGACAGCAGTGTTGACGGCCACGAAGCTGCCGCGCCTGCCATGACCGGGGTGCCCTCCGCCGACGAAGCCGGAGAGGGAAAGACCCTGCAAGAAGGCGATGCAGAGGAAGGGGCCGCTTCTCCTGTCGCCCCCGAGCCGCTGGCTCCCGACCTGCCGAGCACGCCCCCGAGCGCGGACGGAGCGGAAGGCCCCGCCGCCGACCTCACCGAGGAGCAGGCCGCCATCTATGCCCGGCTGCGCGAGTGGCGCAACGCCGAGGCCAAGCGGCAGGAAATCAGCCGCTTCATCGTGGCGAGCAACGCGGCCCTCGCCGAGATCGCCCGCCGCGTGCCCTACACCCTCGACGACCTCGCCGCCGTGCGCGGCATGGGACCGGCGCGGCTTCAGAAATACGGCGAGAAGATTCTGGACGTCGTGCGCGGCTGA
- a CDS encoding GNAT family N-acetyltransferase, producing the protein MTAPADLPTEFRTPRLLLRSPRPEDAAAQVRAIAESHAELRRWMVWAQEVQTPQQATENLTRAQAAYAKGENLRLLVWSADGRELIGSSGFHALDWRVPKAEIGYWIATPHTGQGYAQEVAAFLTDYGLNTLGFRRLEIRCDARNERSARIPRALGYVQDALLRNDDVAADDPGQLRDTLVFSRVQ; encoded by the coding sequence ATGACCGCGCCTGCCGATCTGCCCACCGAATTCCGTACCCCGCGTCTGCTGCTGCGCTCTCCCCGCCCGGAAGATGCCGCCGCGCAGGTGCGGGCGATTGCCGAGTCGCACGCCGAGCTGCGTCGCTGGATGGTGTGGGCGCAGGAGGTGCAGACCCCCCAACAGGCCACCGAGAACCTGACCCGTGCGCAGGCGGCCTACGCGAAGGGCGAGAATCTGCGCCTGCTGGTGTGGAGTGCCGATGGCCGTGAGCTGATCGGCAGCAGCGGCTTTCACGCGCTGGACTGGCGGGTGCCTAAAGCCGAAATCGGGTACTGGATCGCCACGCCGCACACCGGGCAGGGCTACGCGCAGGAGGTCGCGGCCTTTCTAACCGACTACGGCCTGAACACGCTGGGCTTTCGCCGCCTGGAAATACGCTGTGACGCCCGCAACGAGCGCAGCGCCCGCATTCCCCGCGCCCTGGGCTACGTGCAGGACGCGCTGCTCAGAAACGACGACGTGGCCGCCGACGACCCTGGGCAGCTGCGCGACACGCTGGTGTTCAGCCGGGTGCAGTGA
- the argB gene encoding acetylglutamate kinase yields the protein MIVKYGGNAMKSLDLRRAVARELAALRGETPVVVVHGGGPVIERELAARGLESEFVGGLRVTTPQAMDVVEMALGQLGKQLAQDLGAAVGLTGRDCALLRAEVLDPRLGRVGRVTGVNAGLLRTLLGAGLTPVVGCVAVGEDGEALNVNADTAAGAVAGALGEGVVFLTDVDGVYRAYPDPGSRATQLTRAEVEEGIAAGWIAGGMIPKVRAALDALDRGAPFATIASGMTAGVLAQAARGEAGTRIVP from the coding sequence ATGATCGTCAAATACGGCGGCAACGCGATGAAAAGCCTGGACCTTCGCCGCGCGGTGGCCCGTGAACTCGCGGCCCTGCGCGGCGAAACTCCGGTGGTGGTCGTCCACGGCGGCGGGCCGGTCATCGAGCGAGAACTCGCGGCGCGGGGCCTGGAAAGTGAATTTGTCGGCGGGCTGCGCGTGACCACCCCGCAGGCGATGGACGTGGTGGAAATGGCGCTGGGTCAGCTGGGCAAGCAGCTTGCGCAGGACCTCGGCGCGGCGGTGGGGCTGACGGGCCGTGACTGCGCCCTGCTGCGGGCCGAGGTGCTCGACCCCCGACTCGGGCGGGTGGGGCGCGTAACTGGGGTGAACGCCGGGCTGCTGCGCACCCTGCTCGGCGCGGGCCTGACCCCGGTGGTCGGCTGCGTGGCGGTGGGCGAGGACGGCGAGGCGCTCAACGTCAACGCCGACACCGCCGCCGGAGCGGTGGCCGGGGCGCTGGGCGAGGGCGTCGTGTTTCTGACCGACGTGGACGGCGTGTACCGCGCCTATCCCGACCCCGGAAGCCGGGCGACGCAACTCACCCGCGCCGAGGTCGAGGAGGGCATTGCGGCGGGCTGGATCGCGGGCGGCATGATTCCGAAGGTCCGGGCGGCGCTCGACGCGCTGGACCGGGGCGCACCCTTCGCCACCATCGCCAGCGGCATGACGGCGGGCGTGCTCGCGCAGGCGGCGCGGGGCGAGGCGGGGACACGCATCGTGCCCTGA
- a CDS encoding GNAT family N-acetyltransferase produces MKRSLSFTPALPHHAPILHQLYQDTPGYFALLGGEVPTLGEVQRDLLTVAEDPHRQLELIHEPGGELVGSVDYKTEYPDPGDLTINLLLIREACQSQGWGAEAARQLEERHARRNRRILASVLGDNVRGARFWQGLGYRFALDARPAMTWYAKDLGSSPATRRPLLSSPAR; encoded by the coding sequence TTGAAGCGCAGTCTGAGTTTTACACCCGCTTTGCCTCACCACGCCCCGATTCTGCATCAGCTGTACCAGGACACGCCCGGCTATTTCGCGCTGCTCGGGGGCGAGGTCCCCACACTGGGGGAAGTTCAGCGTGACCTGCTCACCGTGGCCGAGGACCCGCACCGCCAGCTCGAACTGATTCACGAGCCGGGCGGCGAACTCGTCGGCAGCGTGGACTACAAGACCGAGTACCCCGACCCGGGCGACCTGACCATCAACCTGCTGCTGATTCGGGAGGCCTGCCAGAGCCAGGGCTGGGGCGCCGAGGCCGCACGGCAACTGGAGGAGCGGCACGCGCGGCGCAACCGCCGGATTCTGGCGAGCGTGCTGGGCGACAACGTGCGCGGCGCCCGCTTCTGGCAGGGCCTGGGCTACCGCTTTGCGCTCGATGCCCGCCCGGCGATGACGTGGTACGCCAAGGACCTCGGCTCCTCACCCGCCACGCGGCGCCCGCTGCTGTCCTCGCCCGCGCGGTGA
- a CDS encoding tRNA dihydrouridine synthase, whose amino-acid sequence MTVPDAAPAVPATGFYAGRLSRPGAVLAPMAGYSDAPMRQLAAEQGALWTVSEMISARGLVLGSEQESLSLGRPYPGEQGRAVQLFGADPDVLADAVGKAEAWFAPAAIDLNLGCPVPKVRGKGGACLLQTPEVAYALVRAMRGATGLDVSAKIRLGWDENRSVEIAQGLEAAGAAIVTVHGRTSAQRYTGHADWDAIGRVAQAVRIPVIGSGDVLSPQQARERTRQTGVAAVMIGRGAVGNPWMFRAMASGEDTLPPAEERARTALRHAELQHAFYTTPHRRDPSRLHVASMRPLRKVLPKYLPDQPDLHPALHQVETLDDVRAALAPLLDAVAPV is encoded by the coding sequence ATGACTGTTCCGGATGCCGCTCCCGCCGTTCCTGCCACGGGTTTTTATGCCGGGCGCCTGAGCCGTCCCGGCGCGGTTCTGGCACCGATGGCCGGGTACAGCGACGCGCCGATGCGCCAGCTTGCCGCCGAGCAGGGGGCGCTGTGGACGGTGAGCGAAATGATCAGCGCCCGGGGTCTGGTGCTGGGCAGCGAGCAGGAGTCGCTCAGTCTGGGCCGGCCCTACCCCGGCGAACAGGGCCGGGCGGTGCAACTGTTCGGCGCCGACCCCGACGTGCTGGCCGACGCGGTGGGCAAGGCGGAGGCGTGGTTTGCGCCCGCCGCCATCGACCTCAACCTCGGCTGCCCGGTGCCCAAGGTGCGCGGTAAGGGCGGGGCCTGCCTGCTTCAGACCCCCGAAGTCGCCTACGCACTCGTGCGGGCCATGCGAGGGGCGACGGGCCTCGACGTGAGCGCCAAAATCCGCCTCGGCTGGGACGAGAACCGCAGCGTGGAAATCGCGCAGGGTCTGGAAGCGGCGGGCGCGGCCATTGTGACCGTTCACGGGCGCACGAGTGCGCAGCGCTATACCGGGCACGCCGACTGGGACGCCATCGGGCGGGTGGCGCAGGCGGTCAGGATTCCGGTCATCGGCAGCGGCGACGTGCTCAGCCCGCAGCAGGCCCGCGAGCGAACGCGGCAAACCGGGGTGGCCGCCGTGATGATCGGGCGCGGCGCGGTGGGCAACCCCTGGATGTTTCGGGCGATGGCCAGCGGCGAGGACACGCTGCCCCCGGCAGAGGAACGCGCCCGCACCGCCCTGCGGCACGCCGAGTTGCAGCACGCCTTTTACACCACGCCGCACCGCCGCGACCCTTCACGGCTGCACGTGGCGAGTATGCGCCCGCTGCGCAAGGTGCTGCCCAAGTACCTGCCCGACCAGCCCGACCTGCACCCGGCGCTGCATCAGGTGGAGACGCTGGACGACGTGCGGGCGGCCCTGGCACCTCTGCTGGACGCTGTCGCGCCTGTCTGA